Proteins co-encoded in one Pseudomonas beijingensis genomic window:
- a CDS encoding MarC family protein — protein sequence MLHVLFSVYLKMLVLYSPFFVLSCFIGLTRGYSRKEQRRLAWKVATATLVSSVLLYLFGRVIFSVFGITVDAFRIGAGSVLFISALGMAQGKSAVQTDNVQQDVTIVPLTIPLTVGPGTIGALLVMGVSQPHWDDKLMAIISIALASFTVGVVLYLSSRIERILGDQGLQIVSRLMGLFVCALAAQIIFTGVKGYLVP from the coding sequence ATGCTCCATGTGCTGTTCAGCGTTTACCTGAAGATGCTGGTGCTCTACAGCCCCTTCTTCGTTCTGTCCTGCTTTATCGGCCTGACTCGCGGCTATTCACGCAAGGAACAACGCCGCCTGGCCTGGAAGGTCGCAACGGCGACGCTGGTCTCCAGCGTGTTGCTGTATCTGTTCGGACGGGTGATTTTCAGCGTGTTCGGCATCACCGTGGATGCGTTCCGTATCGGCGCCGGCAGCGTGCTGTTCATTTCGGCCCTGGGCATGGCTCAGGGCAAGTCGGCCGTGCAGACCGACAACGTGCAGCAGGACGTGACCATCGTCCCGCTGACCATTCCCTTGACCGTCGGCCCCGGCACTATCGGCGCCCTGCTGGTGATGGGCGTGAGCCAGCCGCACTGGGACGACAAACTCATGGCCATCATCAGCATCGCCCTGGCGAGCTTCACCGTCGGCGTCGTGCTTTACCTGTCCAGCCGCATCGAACGGATCCTCGGCGACCAGGGCCTGCAGATCGTCAGCCGCCTGATGGGGCTGTTTGTCTGCGCCCTGGCGGCGCAGATCATTTTTACCGGGGTGAAGGGCTACCTGGTGCCGTAA